A window of the Salipiger sp. H15 genome harbors these coding sequences:
- a CDS encoding type 1 glutamine amidotransferase domain-containing protein, whose protein sequence is MTAISNAKILIIATNGFEQSELEVPRDQMRARGAEVHVATLDGNPIKGWQGKDWGREAAADAKIADINSHDYDALVIPGGQINPDLLRVEPAVIDLVKDFHNEGKVIAAVCHGPWVLVEAGIVKGREVTSYHSIKTDVVNAGGNWVDEPVACDKGIVTSRKPDDLNAFVAKIVEEVEEGQHDRRAA, encoded by the coding sequence ATGACTGCCATCAGCAACGCCAAGATCCTGATCATCGCCACCAACGGCTTCGAACAGTCGGAGCTGGAGGTTCCCCGCGACCAGATGCGCGCCAGGGGCGCCGAGGTCCATGTCGCCACGCTCGACGGCAATCCCATCAAGGGCTGGCAGGGCAAGGACTGGGGCCGCGAGGCCGCGGCCGACGCGAAGATCGCCGACATCAACTCGCATGACTACGACGCGCTGGTGATCCCCGGCGGGCAGATCAACCCCGACCTGCTGCGGGTCGAGCCCGCGGTGATCGACCTCGTGAAGGACTTCCACAACGAGGGCAAGGTGATCGCCGCCGTCTGCCACGGTCCCTGGGTGCTGGTCGAGGCCGGCATCGTGAAGGGGCGCGAGGTGACCTCGTACCACTCGATCAAAACCGATGTGGTGAACGCGGGCGGGAACTGGGTGGACGAGCCCGTCGCCTGCGACAAGGGCATCGTGACCAGCCGCAAACCGGATGACCTGAACGCCTTCGTGGCGAAGATCGTCGAGGAGGTCGAGGAAGGCCAGCACGACCGCAGGGCCGCGTGA